One Fulvia fulva chromosome 8, complete sequence DNA window includes the following coding sequences:
- a CDS encoding Beauvericin cluster-specific repressor BEA4 — protein MKCDEALPSCKNCIRRKIECPGYVKPLKWSGKHEKIRAKPTSETVQAPEVTAASSQDHGVVDSAVGLLSAVLDNAREDGSSVHGLARVDSAGTNEPNVYEPQDDILKFEVNSGYNHLPSFPFERLDGPTAAWMLEDEQDPSVVPGLDDIIEDMTAEDMFVPEANLPLTTWSTSFADDNDEPAEQLISRYFQAACRIMSCFDSPSNPYRTDIPQASTMFPHLYHCMMSMTAAHMANFSGEMAMANLNHQTKAVNTLQEEMAKLAVHDSPITGTSAARYRILLGTIMLGMTSAWHDPSAYTLSHLQGARHLFKTWSAELGLVNEHGHAVILDREQSFIVGSMAYWEALASFLTDQPLDVLDYLEPCCSTPMEQNIYPNSWTGVSSPIFIRLAQVGILMRQKRVLQKVAFIKRGHAAEDPSILEDARTLHTKIMDCHLPPKEAMEETGDPNTPLSHLCDVAKVYRFIALLELYQAFPALLIELGTGSTSQRRASFGWGREGLVFDLATSALNILSELPKTSNVFTVLAIAYISAGSAIQPPLVGRKPGSSDASADNGLTAELDSVRQSKAVVRWWRDHVREQIIHIHKQLGFASIQRGAKLVQEVWNRSDIQSDMSANEQMPTAIHWMDVMIDQRLETLYG, from the exons ATGAAGTGCGATGAGGCTCTACCAAGCTGCAAGAACTGTATACGTCGCAAGATAGAATGTCCCGGCTATGTGAAGCCGCTCAAATGGTCGGGCAAGCACGAGAAGATCAGGGCCAAACCCACCTCTGAGACTGTCCAAGCGCCCGAGGTGACAGCAGCATCGTCTCAAGACCACGGCGTAGTCGACAGCGCCGTCGGACTGCTATCGGCTGTACTGGACAATGCTCGCGAAGATGGTTCTTCTGTTCATGGCCTTGCTCGAGTCGACAGTGCTGGCACGAACGAGCCGAACGTGTACGAGCCTCAGGATGACATTTTGAAATTCGAGGTCAACTCCGGTTACAACCACCTGCCGTCCTTTCCATTCGAACGCCTCGATGGACCCACGGCCGCCTGGATGCTCGAAGATGAACAGGATCCAAGTGTAGTGCCCGGACTGGACGACATCATCGAAGACATGACAGCGGAAGATATGTTCGTCCCGGAAGCCAACCTACCACTAACAACGTGGTCCACTTCATTTGCGGATGACAACGACGAACCTGCGGAACAACTCATTTCACGCTATTTCCAGGCCGCCTGTCGGATAATGAGCTGTTTTGATTCACCCAGCAATCCGTACAGAACCGATATTCCACAGGCCTCGACGATGTTTCCGCATCTCTATCACTGTATGATGAGCATGACTGCTGCACACATGGCGAACTTCTCCGGTGAGATGGCAATGGCGAATCTGAACCACCAGACCAAAGCGGTCAACACTCTTCAGGAAGAGATGGCAAAGCTCGCTGTTCATGACTCGCCTATTACTGGCACATCAGCAGCCAGATACCGAATTCTACTCGGAACTATCATGCTTGGAATGACTTCG GCTTGGCATGACCCGTCAGCGTATACACTGTCTCATCTTCAAGGAGCACGGCACTTATTCAAAACGTGGTCTGCGGAGCTCGGGCTGGTGAATGAACATGGGCATGCCGTAATACTTGATCGCGAGCAGTCCTTCATCGTTGGCTCTATGGCATATTGGGAAGCGCTCGCTTCCTTCTTGACGGATCAGCCGCTGGACGTATTGGACTATCTGGAACCTTGCTGCTCCACACCAATGGAGCAGAATATCTATCCTAATAGCTGGACTGGAGTGTCATCACCGATCTTCATTCGACTTGCGCAAGTCGGAATCCTCATGCGGCAGAAGCGAGTACTGCAAAAGGTAGCTTTCATCAAGCGAGGCCATGCAGCTGAGGACCCTAGCATTCTTGAAGACGCAAGAACACTACACACCAAGATCATGGACTGCCATCTGCCGCCTAAAGAAGCAATGGAAGAGACAGGCGACCCCAACACGCCGCTTTCTCACCTGTGTGACGTCGCCAAGGTATACCGCTTCATCGCACTGTTGGAGCTGTATCAGGCCTTTCCCGCGCTGCTCATCGAACTGGGAACTGGAAGTACTTCACAGCGGCGCGCATCATTCGGCTGGGGACGAGAAGGACTCGTATTTGACCTGGCAACCAGCGCGCTGAATATATTGTCAGAACTACCCAAGACTTCGAACGTCTTCACTGTCCTGGCAATCGCCTACATCTCAGCAGGCAGTGCCATACAGCCACCACTTGTTGGACGCAAGCCAGGCTCCAGCGACGCAAGCGCCGATAATGGACTGACAGCTGAACTCGATAGCGTAAGGCAGAGCAAGGCAGTCGTCCGCTGGTGGAGAGATCACGTCCGTGAGCAGATTATCCACATCCACAAACAGTTGGGCTTCGCTTCCATACAACGGGGCGCAAAACTTGTGCAAGAAGTCTGGAATCGATCGGATATACAGTCGGATATGTCGGCGAACGAGCAGATGCCAACGGCAATACATTGGATGGATGTCATGATTGACCAGAGGCTTGAGACGCTCTATGGCTGA
- a CDS encoding Bypass of stop codon protein 6 — MATTLQNGTSSTAVMEPVQLQPLSLKQETSSSKQPSVGGRSLRSIKTDDGSDDRNESLPSPTTASQPQETWRNPKGNIYKVSATFWAFIVMGMNDATYGAIIPYLQTYYNLRYAIVSLVFLSPFVGYTASALLNNAIHLRFGQRGVAFLGPLCHLFAYVINCVHPPFPVLVVSFILAGFGNGLLDAGWNAWIGAMANANEMLGLLHATYGLGATIAPLIATSMITKANLPWFNWYYCMVGFAALELVWSVHAFWPETGVKFRESNGRTSDAKGSRLREALLQRPAARVTWLCALFLLGYVGIEVALGGWIVEFMIQVRHAAPFPSGMSATGYWLGMTVGRVVLGFVTPRIGEKLAIMIYIPISMGLELVFWLVPQFYVSTIAAALIGFFLGPLFPAVVVACTKLLPKHLHVSSIGFAAAFGGSGGAILPYAVGAIAQAKGVGVLQPIVLALMAVILMLWFGLPRMNKKKE; from the coding sequence ATGGCAACAACACTCCAGAATGGCACCTCATCCACGGCCGTCATGGAGCCTGTCCAACTGCAGCCACTCTCACTGAAGCAGGAAACATCATCATCGAAACAGCCATCTGTAGGCGGCCGCAGTCTACGTTCGATCAAGACGGACGACGGCAGCGATGATCGCAACGAATCGCTTCCATCGCCAACGACAGCCAGCCAGCCACAGGAGACTTGGAGAAATCCCAAAGGCAACATCTACAAGGTGTCGGCAACCTTCTGGGCCTTTATCGTAATGGGCATGAACGACGCAACCTATGGAGCCATCATCCCGTACCTCCAGACTTACTACAACTTGCGATACGCCATCGTCTCACTGGTCTTCCTGTCGCCCTTTGTCGGCTACACTGCGAGTGCACTTTTGAACAACGCGATCCATCTTCGGTTTGGCCAGCGTGGAGTGGCCTTTCTTGGACCTCTTTGCCATCTGTTCGCCTACGTGATCAACTGTGTTCATCCACCATTTCCCGTCCTTGTCGTATCTTTTATCCTCGCTGGCTTCGGAAACGGACTTTTAGACGCTGGCTGGAACGCCTGGATTGGTGCCATGGCAAATGCAAACGAAATGCTCGGGCTTCTTCATGCGACCTACGGACTCGGTGCAACTATTGCTCCTTTGATCGCCACGAGCATGATCACCAAAGCCAACCTCCCGTGGTTCAACTGGTACTACTGTATGGTTGGCTTCGCTGCCCTTGAGCTCGTATGGTCAGTGCACGCATTCTGGCCTGAGACTGGTGTAAAGTTCCGAGAGTCGAACGGCAGAACATCCGATGCCAAGGGCTCACGATTGAGAGAAGCACTGCTTCAGAGGCCAGCCGCTCGTGTCACTTGGCTTTGCGCACTCTTCCTGCTTGGCTACGTTGGTATCGAAGTTGCCTTGGGAGGATGGATAGTCGAATTCATGATACAAGTCAGGCACGCTGCTCCATTTCCCAGTGGCATGTCAGCTACAGGATACTGGTTAGGCATGACTGTCGGCCGGGTAGTACTGGGCTTTGTCACACCGAGAATCGGCGAGAAACTGGCCATCATGATTTACATTCCAATCTCGATGGGTCTGGAGCTGGTCTTTTGGCTTGTACCTCAATTCTACGTTTCGACGATCGCAGCAGCCCTCATTGGGTTCTTCCTTGGACCACTTTTCCCAGCGGTCGTGGTTGCGTGCACTAAACTTCTGCCGAAGCACCTCCACGTGTCGAGCATCGGCTTCGCAGCAGCATTCGGAGGCAGTGGCGGTGCAATCTTGCCATATGCAGTCGGCGCCATCGCGCAAGCAAAGGGTGTCGGTGTTCTGCAGCCAATTGTACTTGCATTGATGGCTGTGATACTGATGCTATGGTTCGGCCTGCCACGCATGAACAAGAAGAAGGAGTAG
- a CDS encoding putative aspartic-type endopeptidase OPSB translates to MRFNLSTAFLLTSILPDAHGWLFEREAVIVKPRVLLHHIERQDASPFLLGQHGSATDKRQTGHLEVPLYNQRSFYFMNISLGGSNGQGIRVQLDTGSSDLWVNTQEGSETICNSNLFGQCQSGTYNANSSFSYRYVNSDFNISYASGRRVTGDYVTDYLHIGEYLVINQFQFGIGYDSTMQNGILGIGYPANEATVQQGGQQYPNLPQRLVDDGHIQTMAYSLWLNDLHAATGSILFGGIDTAKFAGDLVTVPIRPGSPRFIIGLSGVGQNGDATSMSGNINLDALLDSGSTYTYLPDDLTQDIYKVVGAELVNVTNFPGGLKAAVIDCSEAQSDRVFNFQFATNKVLKVGMNELVQRESNIEDAKCVFGILPVSDNAEAISVIGDTVLRSAYVVYDLQNDQISLAQTVFNATGENVVEIDGRGVLNTTGIMSVQGDVPSSAVRSSSVSLLLLVVLLTCCLGWQPVR, encoded by the coding sequence ATGCGGTTCAACCTAAGCACTGCATTTCTCTTAACATCAATATTACCCGACGCTCATGGCTGGCTGTTTGAGCGCGAAGCGGTAATCGTCAAGCCACGAGTACTCCTCCATCACATAGAGCGGCAAGATGCGAGCCCATTTCTCTTGGGACAGCATGGTTCTGCCACGGACAAGCGTCAGACTGGCCATCTTGAAGTCCCTCTATACAATCAGCGATCTTTCTACTTCATGAACATCTCATTGGGTGGCAGCAACGGCCAAGGCATAAGAGTGCAGCTCGACACTGGCAGCAGTGATCTCTGGGTCAACACACAGGAAGGCAGCGAGACTATCTGCAACTCGAATCTCTTCGGTCAGTGCCAGTCTGGAACCTATAATGCCAACAGCTCCTTCTCCTACAGATATGTCAACAGCGACTTCAACATTTCCTACGCCAGTGGTCGGCGTGTGACCGGTGATTATGTGACCGACTACCTGCATATTGGAGAATACTTGGTGATAAACCAGTTTCAGTTCGGCATTGGGTACGACTCCACCATGCAGAATGGGATCCTAGGGATCGGATATCCTGCAAATGAAGCTACAGTCCAGCAAGGCGGTCAGCAGTACCCCAACCTCCCTCAGCGCCTTGTCGACGACGGTCACATCCAAACAATGGCCTACAGCCTATGGCTCAACGACCTACACGCCGCCACGGGATCCATCCTCTTCGGTGGAATCGACACAGCGAAATTCGCCGGCGATCTCGTCACAGTTCCCATCAGACCAGGCTCGCCACGCTTCATCATTGGCCTCAGCGGTGTGGGCCAGAACGGAGACGCCACGTCCATGTCCGGTAACATCAACCTAGATGCCCTCCTCGACTCCGGCTCAACTTATACATACCTCCCCGACGACCTCACCCAAGACATCTACAAAGTCGTCGGCGCCGAACTCGTAAACGTCACAAACTTCCCCGGAGGCCTGAAAGCTGCGGTCATAGACTGCTCCGAAGCTCAAAGCGACCGCGTCTTCAATTTCCAGTTCGCGACCAACAAGGTCTTGAAGGTGGGCATGAACGAGCTGGTGCAGAGGGAGAGCAATATCGAGGATGCTAAATGTGTCTTTGGGATTCTGCCGGTCTCGGATAATGCGGAGGCTATCAGTGTTATTGGGGATACGGTGTTGAGGAGTGCGTATGTGGTGTATGATTTGCAGAATGATCAGATTAGTCTGGCGCAGACGGTGTTTAATGCTACGGGGGAGAATGTTGTGGAGATCGATGGGAGGGGGGTGTTGAATACGACGGGGATAATGAGTGTACAGGGGGATGTGCCGTCGTCTGCTGTGAGGAGTTCGAGTGTGTCGTTGCTACTGCTTGTTGTCTTACTCACTTGTTGTCTTGGATGGCAACCGGTGCGGTGA
- a CDS encoding Monooxygenase, with protein sequence MSRSGKDFIGLLPSQDKQPRNHFFGPGQQAHFIRNRLSTSTWLCLGAIAQGLLILVVGRIALYPAILLMLYRAFDTYAMTVGWKHNPYMDNIIPTKFSAQFPDSEGHYGNKPSNSDVVGSNKLGDYFSNMAIDLDKHSEEFGFLGMTSWLNSSDRETKPEFMAVCYFRTTEGLHAFAHSQYHRDAWDWWNRTISEHKHLSIWHEVYHAPQGHWENIYVNSHPAGINSTTFKVFDQESGSEKWASPIVDASKGC encoded by the exons ATGTCAAGATCTGGTAAAGACTTCATAGGGCTGCTTCCATCCCAGGATAAGCAACCCAGAAATCACTTCTTCGGTCCAGGCCAACAGGCGCACTTCATCCGCAACCGACTTTCAACCTCAACATGGCTCTGTCTCGGCGCAATAGCTCAAGGGCTACTGATCCTCGTAGTCGGTCGCATAGCGCTCTACCCAGCCATCCTCCTCATGCTATACCGCGCATTCGACACCTATGCCATGACCGTCGGCTGGAAACACAACCCCTACATGGACAACATCATTCCCACGAAATTCAGCGCCCAGTTCCCCGACTCAGAAGGCCACTACGGCAACAAGCCCTCCAACAGCGACGTCGTA GGTTCAAATAAACTCGGCGACTACTTCTCCAACATGGCCATCGACCTCGACAAACACTCTGAAGAATTCGGCTTCTTGGGCATGACCTCGTGGCTCAATAGTTCCGATCGCGAAACGAAACCCGAATTTATGGCGGTCTGCTACTTCCGCACGACCGAGGGTCTGCATGCGTTTGCGCATAGCCAGTATCATCGTGATGCGTGGGATTGGTGGAATAGGACTATCTCCGAGCACAAGCATTTGAGCATCTGGCATGAGGTGTATCACGCGCCACAGGGACATTGGGAGAATATTTATGTCAACTCGCATCCTGCTGGGATCAATTCGACGACGTTCAAGGTCTTTGATCAGGAGAGTGGGAGCGAGAAGTGGGCGAGTCCTATAGTAGATGCGAGTAAGGGTTGTTGA
- a CDS encoding FAD-dependent monooxygenase ntnJ: MGLQVIIVGAGIGGLAAAVALRRAGHRVTVLEKYDSKSEVGFAVGVFPNATRVLRSLEIDFKQIRLSPWVGLNYARADLDPMELVADVGAAEGKVLSTDYGAPSCAAHRVDLHEALRDHAIRPEGTGPPAVIKGGCTVVNYNPQAGSVTLQDGAVLKADVIVAADGVKSKAHIAILGYEQPAKLTRLSNIRFVLPTDKFKEIPELQLMPEAEKMPTFYRGADPSRGLLRYPCRENTLQNFGLYEVSTDLPADEEKWRTQTKKEIALERLKGFNNGLHEVVRRADEKDMYLWKVADRMPLPAWTKDKMTLLGDAAHPMQPTLGNGAAQSIEDAGVLGTLLEGVDDPTEVPERLKLYEELRRPRASAVQLLSMSGNLYYRLSDEVQKVLRTFVAEEDFPVLTRPGANHFLFKFDCIEEARRVLGERYGRRTDSVQGFELYGNGHKA; the protein is encoded by the exons ATGGGCCTCCAGGTCATCATCGTTGGAGCTGGGATCGGTGGTCTCGCAGCTGCAGTTGCCCTCCGTCGCGCAGGACACCGAGTGACGGTGCTGGAAAAGTACGATAGCAAGAGCGAGGTTGGATTCGCCGTCGGGGTCTTCCCTAATGCTACACGCGTACTCCGGAGTCTGGAGATCGACTTCAAGCAAATTAGACTGTCTCCGTGGGTGGGCTTGAACTATGCTCGAGCAGATCTCGACCCAATGGAGTTGGTTGCGGATGTCGGCGCAGCAGAAGGCAAGGTATTGAGTACTGACTACGGCGCCCCATCTTGTGCTGCCCATCGGGTGGACCTTCATGAGGCGCTCAGAGATCACGCAATCAGACCTGAGGGCACTGGTCCGCCGGCCGTGATCAAGGGAGGATGTACAGTGGTCAACTACAATCCGCAAGCTGGGTCGGTCACACTTCAAGATGGTGCGGTGCTCAAGGCCGATGTCATCGTTGCAGCTGACGGCGTAAAATCGAAGGCGCATATCGCCATCCTCGGTTACGAGCAACCGGCAAAGCTGACGAGACTCAGCAACATCCGCTTTGTGTTGCCCACGGACAAATTCAAGGAGATTCCTGAACTGCAACTTATGCCAGAAGCCGAGAAGATGCCCACATTCTACAGAGGTGCGGACCCATCAAGGGGCTTGTTGAGGTACCCGTGCCGAGA AAACACGTTGCAGAACTTCGGCCTGTATGAAGTCAGTACCGACCTCCCCGCCGATGAGGAGAAATGGCGAACGCAAACGAAGAAGGAAATCGCCTTGGAACGCCTGAAAGGCTTCAACAACGGCCTCCACGAAGTTGTCCGCAGGGCTGATGAAAAAGACATGTACCTCTGGAAAGTAGCCGACCGCATGCCTCTTCCCGCCTGGACTAAGGACAAGATGACATTGCTTGGCGATGCAGCCCACCCAATGCAACCTACCCTCGGCAACGGCGCTGCACAATCGATCGAGGATGCTGGAGTCCTGGGAACCCTTCTGGAAGGCGTCGACGATCCCACCGAAGTACCAGAACGCCTCAAGCTCTACGAGGAACTTCGCAGACCACGAGCGAGTGCTGTGCAACTGCTTTCGATGTCGGGGAATTTGTACTATCGATTAAGTGATGAGGTGCAGAAGGTGCTGAGGACTTTTGTGGCCGAGGAGGATTTCCCGGTTCTCACTAGGCCTGGGGCGAATCATTTCCTGTTCAAGTTTGATTGTATTGAGGAGGCGAGGAGAGTTTTGGGCGAGAGGTATGGGCGTAGGACGGATAGTGTGCAGGGTTTCGAGCTCTATGGTAATGGCCACAAGGCATAG
- a CDS encoding General transcription and DNA repair factor IIH subunit tfb4, with protein MNAVDATERSDKHDETEPPSLLTIILDTNPHAWALHETSLSLSKAVANLLVFINAHLAINHGNKVAVLASHAERAEFLYPAPARVKQHPTAATGNVDTGNDDLIGSGGPVQPPDDANKYRPFAHIEHALTSNLREMMNRTSPTSLSAPSTMLAGALTMALTYISKQSASLPTANSSAQFNYSDPSSVAGGTDLTADGRKKKHHGLRSRILILSVSGDLADQYISIMNAMFACQRMSVPIDILKLAGDTVFLQQAADATGGVYVALDDKTRAGFLQYLMFAYLPDQTARAHLIMPGEGEGVDFRAACFCHRKVVDTGYVCSICLSIFCEPLHDGTCLTCGSHLTMSNYGQNPVVVPKKKKKKKRPLDGATPDSRAGTPLPS; from the coding sequence ATGAACGCCGTCGACGCCACAGAGCGAAGCGACAAACACGACGAAACAGAGCCGCCATCACTACTGACCATCATCCTTGACACCAATCCGCATGCCTGGGCATTACACGAGACATCATTGTCATTGTCAAAGGCAGTCGCGAATCTGCTGGTCTTCATCAATGCACATCTCGCCATCAACCACGGGAACAAGGTCGCAGTGCTCGCCAGCCACGCGGAGCGCGCTGAGTTCTTGTATCCCGCCCCAGCGAGAGTGAAGCAACACCCAACAGCCGCCACTGGCAATGTCGACACGGGCAATGATGACTTGATCGGCAGCGGAGGCCCAGTCCAGCCACCAGACGATGCCAACAAGTACAGACCCTTTGCGCATATAGAGCATGCCTTGACCAGCAATCTGCGGGAGATGATGAACAGAACATCTCCCACTTCGCTCTCTGCACCAAGCACGATGCTAGCCGGGGCGTTGACGATGGCCCTTACATACATATCAAAGCAATCTGCTTCGCTACCAACCGCAAACTCCAGCGCTCAATTCAATTACTCTGACCCGTCCTCTGTCGCAGGTGGCACCGACTTGACTGCCGACGGCAGGAAAAAGAAACATCATGGATTGAGGTCAAGGATCCTGATTTTGTCTGTGTCAGGCGACTTGGCAGACCAGTATATCAGCATCATGAACGCCATGTTTGCGTGTCAACGTATGAGCGTACCGATCGACATCTTGAAACTCGCCGGCGATACTGTTTTCCTCCAGCAGGCAGCAGATGCTACGGGCGGGGTCTATGTCGCGCTCGATGACAAGACTCGAGCCGGGTTTCTGCAGTATCTGATGTTTGCCTATCTACCAGATCAGACTGCACGAGCCCACTTGATTATGCCTGGCGAAGGTGAAGGAGTCGACTTTCGAGCAGCCTGCTTCTGTCATCGCAAGGTCGTCGACACGGGCTACGTCTGCTCAATTTGCTTGAGCATATTCTGCGAACCTTTGCACGATGGCACATGCCTCACTTGTGGGAGTCATCTTACCATGAGCAACTACGGCCAGAATCCAGTGGTGGTGCCCAAGAAGAAGAAAAAGAAGAAGCGACCACTTGACGGAGCGACACCAGATAGTCGAGCTGGCACGCCACTTCCATCCTGA